The Salegentibacter mishustinae genomic interval ATTAGTATGAAAACCCTGGAAGGATTTTCTATGGGTGCCATAACCAATGGAGAAGGTAGCCTTTCGGGTAATTTAACTCTTGGGGGTACAACCACAGAACCAGAATACAATGGGGAGCTTAAATTTGACCAGGCTAAATTTAGAGTAGCTTTATTAAATGCTCCGTTCACATTTCCGTCAGAAACATTAGAATTTGATAACAAGGGAGTTTATTTTAATGAATTTAGGGTGGAGGATAAAGATTCCAATTCGTTTGTAGTAAATGGCGAAGTGCTTATAGATAACCTGCTTAATCCTGTATTCGATCTTGATCTAAGAGCTAGAAACTTTCAGGTACTAAATTCTACAAAAGAAGACAATGAGCTCTTCTACGGAACCGCCACCTTTGATGCCGATGCCACACTTACCGGAGATCTTAATGTCCCAAACCTAGATATGGATATTACCATAGGTTCTAATACCGACTTTACCTATGTAATGCCGGAAGAGGAACTGGCAATGCAGGAAAGGGATGGTATCGTGATCTTTACAAACAGGGAAGATCCAGATGATATTTTAACCGGAAATGAGGAAGAAGAATCGGCTACGCTTACGGGGTATAACATTAACGCACTAATCAATATCAATGAAGAAGCTGCTTTTAATATTATAATAGACGAGCAAACCGGTGATACTTTCAGAGTTAAAGGGGATGGAGAATTAGATTTTAATATTTCTCCTAACGGAAGAATGACGCTGGCAGGCCGTTATACGATGAGCGGTGGTCATTATGAAATGAGTCTTTATAATTTAGTAAAAAGAAGATTTGAAATTGCCGAAGGTAGCCGTATTACCTGGGCAGGAGATCCTTTTGATGCTACTTTAGATGTGAGCGCTATTTACCGGGTAGAAACTTCACCTGCATCCCTTATGGCTACCGGTGAAGGCAACCAGTTTAGACGGGAATTACCATTTTTAGTCTATCTAAATGTAGATGGTGAATTAATGCAACCTAAATTATCTTTTGGCCTCCAAATGCCCGATGATGAAAGAGGTGCAGGTGGGGGAGCTGTTTATGGAAGATTGCAACAGCTTAATTCTCAGGAAGCCGAGTTAAATAAACAGGTCTTTTCCTTATTGGTTTTGAATCGCTTCTATCCATCCTCCAATAATGCGGGAGACAGCGGTGGAAATTTATCGATTGCCCGAGACAATCTAAACCAGGCTTTGGTCGATCAATTAAATATGTTTTCCGATAAATTATTGGGAGACACCGGTATACAACTTAATTTTGGCGTAGATAGCTATACCGATTACCAGGGAAGTACTGCAACGCAGCGCACCCAGGTTGATATAGAAGCCCAAAAGTCTTTACTTGACGATCGTTTAATTGTGAGTGTAGGTAGCGAGGTAGGCGTCCAGAGGGGCAATAGGCCGGGAGAAGAAGCCAGCCCGTTAATAGGAAATGTAAGTATTGAATATTTACTTACCGAAAATGGCCGTTTTAGATTAAAAGGTTTTAGAAGAAATGAATTTGAAAATGTTATAGATGGGCAGCTCATTGTTAGCGGAATAGCCTTTATTTTTACCCGCGAATTCAATGAATTTCAAGAATTATGGGATAATTTCTTTTTAAAAGAAGAGGAAGAAGAAAATTCAACCGAAAATAACGAGAGGGAAAATAATGAATAAAACCAGAAAGGTACTGGCTAAAAAGTGTCTTTAATAATTGGAAGAATTATAAACTCTGGAAAAAATCAAAGCTTAAGATTGAAGTTATAAATAGATGAAAATATACTTAAAATATATTATGCTTGCTTGTTTAGTTCTTGTACTATTTCAGGCTTGTAATGTAAAGAAATTTGTGCCAGAGGGTAAAATGCTATACACCGGGGCAACAATTTCTATAAAAAGTGATACAACTATAAAACAACGTTCCCAATTAAAGACCGACTTAGAATCTGTTCTAAGTCCGGAGCCTAATAGCTCATTTTTAGGAATGCAGCCAGGATTATATTTTCATTATAAAGCCCAGCGCGAGAAGCCGGGTTTTATAAATAAGTTTTTAAATAAAAAGATAGGTGAGGAGCCGGTTTATGCTAGCGATGTAGATCCTGTAAGAACAGAAGACTTACTTAAAAACAGGCTGCAAAATCGAGGTTTCTTTTACAGTAATGTTATTTCTACGGTTAATAGGAAAGAAGAAATGAAGAAAATGAGTGTGGCTTATTCGGTAGATGTGCCCACACCTTATTTGCTCGAAAAATATAAATTAGATTCAGACAGTCTTCAAATTTATAAGGAGATAAGTAAGAGTATAGAAAATTCGCCCCTGGAGGAAGGAATGCGGTTTGATCTTTCGACAATGAAACTAGAAAGGGAAAGAATTGATAGAGATTTAAAGGCTAAAGGATATTATAATTTTAATTCTGGCTTTCTAATTTTTGAAGCTGATACCAATCAATATGCACAAAAAAAGTTTGATCTTTTTTTAAGGTTAAAAAAAGATGTTCCTACGCCAAGTATTATTCCTTATAAAATTAAGAGTGTTAACGTTTACCCGAATTACGAGGTAGGAACCGATAGTTCTACAACCAAAACACGTTATGCGGAAAAGAATTTTTTCCAAAAGGAACTTTTCTTTAAACCTAAACATTTAGATCCTTACCTACTTATTGAAGAAGGGCAGCTTTATGATCCTGAAACTTCCCGGAATACCGCCAGAAGGTTGGGAAATATTGGCGCCTATAAATTTGTAAATATCAATTACCAGGAAATAGATAGTCTTTCTACCGACAGTCTCGGGGTTTTAGAAACTAATATTTATTTATCTCCTTTAAAGAAGCGCTCGTTAAGAGCAGAAGTACGGGCAGTAACTAAATCTAATGGTTTTACAGGACCAAGTTTGGCCTTAGGTTACACTAACAGGAACCTTTTTAAAGGTGGTGAAATTTTAAATATTACCGGAGATTTTGGCTATGAGTTCCAGGTTGGTGGCGGTACCCAGGCCGGTTTAAACAGTATTCAACTAGGGCTGGAAGGTGATCTAATTTTTCCCAGGATGTTATTTCCTATCGATATCAACGAAAACTGGTTTTCGTACTCTATCCCTAAAACTAAGACCAGTTTAGGCTTAGATTACCTTAGCCGGAGTCAATTATTTAGCCTCGGTTCGGTATCGGCTAAATTTGGTTATATCTGGAATGCTAATCGCTACGTTACCCACGAGTTTAATCCTGTTTCGGTAAATTATGTAAACCTGGGACAAACCAGTCAGGAATTTGAGCAAATCCTTAGAGATAATCCATTTTTACAGAACAGTTTTAACCAGGAGTTTATTTCAGGTTTAACTTATTCTTTCACTTATAACGGACTTATTGATGAAAATAAAACGCATCAGTTTTTTCTGAATTCAACCTTAGATGTAGCCGGAAATTTAGTGGACGCTATTAGCGGTCATAGCGAAGAAGATCCGCAAACATTTTTAGGATTGAGATATGCCCAATATGCAAAAGCCGATATAGATTTGAGGTATCACTTAAAAACAGGAAAGGATTCAAAAATAGCTTCAAGGCTATTCGCCGGTTATGGTTTACCTTATGGGAATTCTGATGTTTTACCATTTACCAAACAGTATTTTGCCGGAGGACCATATAGTGTTAGAGCTTTTAATATCCGCTCTTTAGGTCCCGGAACTTACGAACCGGAAGGTGAAGATGGTGCTTTTTTTGACCAAGCCGGGAATATAAGGTTAGAAGCAAATCTTGAATATCGCTTTCCACTTTTTCCATATTTATACGGTGCTGTTTTTGCCGATGCCGGAAATGTTTGGTACACAGGAGAAAATAGTACGTTAGATGGTGGCGAATTCAGTAAAGATTTTATGAATGAATTAGGTATTGGTACCGGGTTTGGCTTAAGGGTAGATATTCAAAGTTTTGTGATTCGGGTAGATCTTGCAGCACCGCTACACGATCCTGCTTTAGCTGAAGGTGAGCGTTGGGAGTTTGATT includes:
- the tamL gene encoding translocation and assembly module lipoprotein TamL, with translation MKIYLKYIMLACLVLVLFQACNVKKFVPEGKMLYTGATISIKSDTTIKQRSQLKTDLESVLSPEPNSSFLGMQPGLYFHYKAQREKPGFINKFLNKKIGEEPVYASDVDPVRTEDLLKNRLQNRGFFYSNVISTVNRKEEMKKMSVAYSVDVPTPYLLEKYKLDSDSLQIYKEISKSIENSPLEEGMRFDLSTMKLERERIDRDLKAKGYYNFNSGFLIFEADTNQYAQKKFDLFLRLKKDVPTPSIIPYKIKSVNVYPNYEVGTDSSTTKTRYAEKNFFQKELFFKPKHLDPYLLIEEGQLYDPETSRNTARRLGNIGAYKFVNINYQEIDSLSTDSLGVLETNIYLSPLKKRSLRAEVRAVTKSNGFTGPSLALGYTNRNLFKGGEILNITGDFGYEFQVGGGTQAGLNSIQLGLEGDLIFPRMLFPIDINENWFSYSIPKTKTSLGLDYLSRSQLFSLGSVSAKFGYIWNANRYVTHEFNPVSVNYVNLGQTSQEFEQILRDNPFLQNSFNQEFISGLTYSFTYNGLIDENKTHQFFLNSTLDVAGNLVDAISGHSEEDPQTFLGLRYAQYAKADIDLRYHLKTGKDSKIASRLFAGYGLPYGNSDVLPFTKQYFAGGPYSVRAFNIRSLGPGTYEPEGEDGAFFDQAGNIRLEANLEYRFPLFPYLYGAVFADAGNVWYTGENSTLDGGEFSKDFMNELGIGTGFGLRVDIQSFVIRVDLAAPLHDPALAEGERWEFDYANPVLNFAIGYPF